The proteins below are encoded in one region of Phaseolus vulgaris cultivar G19833 chromosome 1, P. vulgaris v2.0, whole genome shotgun sequence:
- the LOC137816656 gene encoding fatty-acid-binding protein 2: protein MNNDFVWLPSLYSDPEVFTYLEPFLLRNSLSSRFVHSLANNPGSFAIGEAFGHVSRFAGAFLVWLSRASTFNVARSLRGSPPPPPRFGGAQVKAVATNVRLFGFPFRSKRKSFASVKLGRVSSLAMKMIWSEAKRLRSLPLLSLAAAFVPPFHNLSSNVLACPLHSPDMQVYGTIDQVPKEVECQGCPFLSYLELNEAKPAVEPKTGIEFPLVLDNIFVGEKDFGFNSEVLVGTGSRTMTIVKIKSLKVYAFGVYIHPYSLCEKLGPKYASISADELNNHHDLYRDLLREDINMTVRLVVNCRGMKINSVRDAFEKSLRARLVKTNPSTDFHCLETFGSYFEENISIPLGTVIEFKQTIDGRLITKISGNQIGSVHSKDLCRAFFDMYIGDVPVSEETKKEIGTNIANIIRRC from the exons ATGAATAACGATTTCGTCTGGCTACCTTCGCTGTATTCGGATCCCGAAGTGTTCACCTATTTGGAGCCATTCCTGCTGCGCAATTCTCTGAGCTCGCGCTTCGTGCATTCGCTCGCCAACAATCCCGGAAGTTTCGCGATCGGAGAGGCCTTCGGACACGTGTCGCGGTTCGCCGGCGCGTTTCTGGTGTGGCTCTCACGCGCTTCGACTTTCAATGTGGCGCGTTCCCTGCGCGgttctcctcctcctcctcctcggtTTGGTGGTGCGCAGGTTAAGGCCGTGGCCACGAATGTGCGCCTGTTCGGGTTTCCGTTTCGATCGAAGAGGAAATCGTTTGCGTCTGTGAAGTTGGGGAGGGTTTCGAGTTTGGCGATGAAGATGATTTGGAGTGAAGCGAAGAGGCTTCGGTCGTTACCTCTTCTGTCGCTGGCTGCTGCGTTTGTTCCACCGTTTCACAACTT GTCATCGAATGTACTAGCTTGCCCATTGCATAGTCCTGATATGCAAGTGTATGGAACCATTGACCAAGTGCCTAAGGAGGTTGAATGCCAAGGATGTCCGTTCCTATCGTATCTTGAGTTAAACGAAGCAAAACCTGCAGTCGAGCCTAAAACTGGCATTGAATTTCCTTTGGTTCTAGACAATATATTTGTTGGAGAGAAGGATTTCGGCTTCAACTCCGAG GTCCTGGTTGGAACAGGATCCAGAACCATGACCATTGTTAAAATCAAGTCACTGAAAGTCTATGCTTTTGGAGTTT ATATTCATCCGTACTCCCTCTGTGAGAAATTGGGGCCAAAATATGCATCAATTTCTGCTGATGAACTGAATAACCATCATGACTTGTACAGGGATCTTCTCAG GGAGGATATCAACATGACTGTTAGACTTGTTGTAAATTGCAGGGGTATGAAAATTAACAGTGTGAGAGA TGCTTTTGAAAAATCACTTCGAGCTCGATTAGTAAAG ACAAATCCTTCCACGGACTTTCATTGCCTAGAGACATTTGGTTCGTACTTCGAAGAGAATATCTCAATACCTTTG GGAACAGTAATTGAGTTCAAACAAACAATTGATGGGCGTCTGATCACTAAAA TTAGTGGCAATCAGATAGGAAGTGTCCACAGCAAAGACTTGTGTC GGGCTTTCTTTGACATGTACATTGGAGATGTCCCTGTGAGCGAAGAAACTAAAAAAGAGATCGGCACGAACATAGCAAATATTATTAGGAGGTGCTAA